GATTCTGGTGCATGACCCCGTCTTTTTCAGGAAAATCTTTTTATCGCCCAGGTGGCGCAACGTGCCGGCTGTAAAAAACCGGCGGGTCTACCTGATCCCCCGGATTCCGTTCAACTGGTTTGACCGGCCCCCTTCCTTCATGCGTCTGCTGGGGCTCCAGTGGGTTGCGCAGGTTCTCTATCCGCGGCATTTCAATATCGATATGCCGCGGGAAATGCGGGAATTCTACCGGTTGTTTCTGCGGGTCCATCTCTCTGACGAGGATATCCGGCTCATTCTTGAAAGCAGGGAGGTTCCAGAGCATGGATAAAGCTGCCATAGCCGACCGACCGGTCTCACCGTCACTGAATCGTCTGTGGCTGCCAGGAGCGCTTTGCCTGCTGCTGCTGGGGTTGGTGACCGTTTCGCTGAGTCTCGGCAAATATCCGGTTTCGGTTTATGAAATTCTGCTTTTTTTCCGTCAGCAGGTGACGGGAGCAGCGGCCCTCGGCCCTGAGCGGTACGACCTGCTGCGCAATATTCTGTGGGAGATTCGCGCCCCCCGTATTGCGGCGGCGGTGCTCATCGGCGCCGCGCTTTCGACATCCGGCGCGGCTTTTCAGTCCATGTTCATCAATCCTCTGGTGTCTCCGGGCCTGCTCGGCGTGCTGCCCGGCGCCTCGTTCGGCGCGGCACTCGGCATGTTGCTGTCCAGAGGCTGGTTCGGGGTGCAATTCTGCTGTTTCGCCGGGGGATTGCTGGCCGTTGGCATCGCCATCGGCATCGCCCGTCTTTATCGGGGCGACCGACTTCTGATGCTGATTCTTGGAGGAATCATCAGCGGCTCCCTGTTTACCTCCCTGCTGTCGATCGTCAAGTACCTGGCCGATCCTTACGATACCCTGCCGGCCATCGTCTACTGGCTGATGGGCGGCCTGTCCATGACGGACAGTCACACCGTGCTGTGGATTTCCATCCCCGTCCTTTCCGGCATTGCCGGCCTGCTGCTAATGGCCCGCTACCTTAATGTGCTGAGCATGGGGGACGAAGAGGCGCGCAGTTTGGGGGTGA
This portion of the Syntrophotalea acetylenica genome encodes:
- a CDS encoding FecCD family ABC transporter permease yields the protein MDKAAIADRPVSPSLNRLWLPGALCLLLLGLVTVSLSLGKYPVSVYEILLFFRQQVTGAAALGPERYDLLRNILWEIRAPRIAAAVLIGAALSTSGAAFQSMFINPLVSPGLLGVLPGASFGAALGMLLSRGWFGVQFCCFAGGLLAVGIAIGIARLYRGDRLLMLILGGIISGSLFTSLLSIVKYLADPYDTLPAIVYWLMGGLSMTDSHTVLWISIPVLSGIAGLLLMARYLNVLSMGDEEARSLGVNVSLIRFWLIFFATVISALTVVVGGLIGWVGLIIPHIGRMLVGPDNRTLLPVSALLGALYLVLVDDVSRLLLDIEIPLGIITALIGIPFFILVLKNARKGWG